A section of the Jannaschia sp. S6380 genome encodes:
- a CDS encoding glutaredoxin family protein yields the protein MPKDTRDVADVTTDPATAATGKTAVLYRMALPNHLCPAGQKARWLLDSKGFKVDDRLFRERSEVDAFKEAHDVPTTPQIWIEGERVGGYDALRQKLTDYDPDATTYKPVIYLFAVAAATALALSIGFLGAITWQTLGWFISVSMILLGMQKLRDIESFTTMFLNYDLLARKWVPYAYVYPWVETGAGILMTGMLLTPLAAPAALFIATVGAISVFKAVYIDKRELKCACVGGGSNVPLGFVSLTENLMMMGMAIVMLARIAN from the coding sequence ATGCCCAAGGACACCCGCGATGTCGCTGATGTGACAACCGATCCCGCCACGGCCGCCACTGGAAAGACAGCCGTTCTCTACCGCATGGCGCTGCCGAACCATCTGTGCCCTGCGGGCCAGAAGGCGCGTTGGCTTTTGGACAGCAAGGGATTCAAGGTCGATGATCGACTGTTCCGCGAGCGGTCGGAGGTCGATGCCTTCAAGGAAGCGCACGATGTCCCCACCACACCGCAGATATGGATCGAGGGCGAGCGGGTCGGCGGCTACGACGCCCTGCGCCAGAAACTCACCGATTACGACCCGGATGCCACGACCTACAAGCCGGTGATCTACCTTTTCGCGGTGGCCGCCGCGACGGCGCTCGCGCTGTCCATCGGCTTTCTCGGCGCGATCACTTGGCAGACGCTCGGCTGGTTCATTTCGGTCTCGATGATCCTGCTGGGGATGCAGAAGCTCCGCGACATCGAGAGCTTTACAACGATGTTTCTCAACTACGACCTGCTGGCGCGGAAATGGGTGCCCTATGCCTATGTTTACCCTTGGGTCGAGACCGGGGCAGGCATCCTGATGACGGGCATGTTGCTGACCCCGCTCGCGGCCCCTGCGGCGCTCTTTATTGCCACGGTCGGCGCGATAAGCGTGTTCAAGGCAGTCTACATCGACAAGCGCGAGCTGAAATGCGCCTGTGTAGGCGGCGGATCGAACGTGCCTCTTGGTTTCGTCAGCCTCACGGAAAACCTCATGATGATGGGGATGGCCATTGTGATGCTCGCCCGGATCGCGAACTGA
- a CDS encoding DsbA family protein produces the protein MAARTDWKRRALLAGGALAVAGWVKGVPYLASLGQPDFAFEDIPDLPPFRRLQGVGASTPGAAIFTGITANESEPETDYELEQFVRTNPCAAFFGEGSSDTVPVAMFSDFACPICRVMDDRLTDLQESEPETFHIVRHQLPLLGIASATASRAVLAADLQGRYRDMHTRLIRTPAVTDERFIAAIAENLDLDADRLLEDMQSNAIDRRLRLTAAIADVFGFFGTPAFAVGRTVFMGSIQTGSLSKLIADEKANLCLI, from the coding sequence ATGGCAGCGAGAACCGACTGGAAGCGACGGGCTCTGCTGGCTGGCGGAGCCCTCGCTGTTGCCGGATGGGTGAAAGGCGTTCCATATCTGGCATCGCTGGGACAGCCGGACTTTGCGTTCGAAGACATCCCCGATCTGCCGCCCTTCCGACGACTGCAGGGGGTCGGCGCATCGACACCGGGAGCGGCGATTTTCACGGGTATAACCGCAAATGAATCGGAACCCGAAACTGATTACGAACTCGAACAGTTTGTCAGGACAAACCCCTGCGCTGCATTCTTCGGTGAAGGGTCCAGCGACACCGTTCCGGTAGCGATGTTTTCCGACTTCGCCTGCCCGATCTGTCGTGTGATGGATGACCGCCTGACCGATCTTCAGGAAAGCGAGCCTGAGACATTTCACATTGTTCGGCACCAGCTCCCACTTCTCGGCATCGCCTCGGCCACAGCCAGCCGCGCTGTGCTGGCCGCCGATTTGCAGGGCCGTTACCGTGACATGCACACGCGCCTTATTCGAACGCCTGCCGTCACGGATGAACGCTTCATCGCGGCCATTGCGGAAAATCTCGATCTCGATGCTGACCGGCTGCTCGAAGATATGCAATCGAACGCCATTGACCGCCGCCTGCGGCTGACAGCGGCCATCGCGGATGTCTTCGGCTTCTTCGGCACACCCGCCTTCGCGGTCGGTCGGACAGTGTTCATGGGGTCGATCCAGACAGGCTCGCTAAGCAAGTTGATCGCAGACGAGAAAGCAAATCTCTGTCTGATCTAA
- a CDS encoding multicopper oxidase family protein — protein sequence MRNRSNRLPGRRTFLTGAVALGATTLLPRGLFADTGWPILRAAPSTAQLAPAGYPATSVWAYATEGAGRVPGPEIRVTAGDRVRRQLANDLPQATAVHWHGIRIDNAMDGAAPLTQAAVAPGASFDYGFIAPDPGTYWYHSHNRGQEQVARGLAGPLIVEDREPWLGLPGAATRELTLVLDDWLLDADAAIVEDRWDDLHAASHDGRMGNTVTVNGAAYPDLPVRPGERLRLRIVNTAIDRIMLLGLPNLSARLIALDGHPVSPRDVETLLLAPAQRADVVIDVPSQDDGTHGLLLDPGNGAWVEVATFRSDGAPVAPGEGEVRPLHAWGTLAPPDTSDPQRERLLMEGGAMRGIAEATYRGERMGFRKLASNGMVWAFNGMAHGMKTPMFRAPLGRTVHLEMVNRSIFPHAIHLHGHHFTVLSRNGAPDPHRDVRDTVLIGGDETLEIAFVADNPGQWMIHCHMLSHQASGMMAWFEVA from the coding sequence ATGAGAAACCGGTCCAACAGGCTGCCCGGCCGCCGCACCTTCCTGACCGGTGCGGTCGCCCTCGGCGCAACGACCCTGCTGCCCCGTGGACTGTTCGCGGATACGGGCTGGCCGATCCTGCGCGCCGCGCCCTCGACCGCGCAGCTCGCTCCGGCAGGATACCCGGCCACGTCGGTCTGGGCCTACGCGACAGAAGGCGCAGGCAGGGTTCCCGGCCCTGAAATCCGCGTGACGGCGGGGGACCGGGTGCGCCGCCAGCTCGCCAACGATCTGCCTCAGGCCACGGCAGTTCACTGGCACGGCATCCGCATCGACAACGCGATGGACGGCGCGGCCCCGCTGACACAGGCAGCTGTCGCGCCGGGGGCATCCTTCGACTACGGCTTCATCGCCCCCGATCCCGGCACCTATTGGTATCACTCGCACAATCGCGGCCAGGAACAGGTCGCCCGTGGTCTGGCCGGTCCCCTGATCGTGGAGGACCGCGAACCGTGGCTCGGCCTGCCCGGTGCGGCCACGCGCGAGCTGACGCTGGTTCTCGATGACTGGCTGCTCGATGCAGATGCGGCCATCGTCGAGGACAGATGGGACGACTTGCACGCGGCCTCCCATGACGGTCGGATGGGCAACACCGTCACGGTAAACGGCGCGGCCTATCCCGATCTGCCGGTCCGCCCCGGTGAGCGTCTCCGGCTGAGGATCGTTAACACAGCCATCGACCGGATCATGCTTCTCGGCCTGCCAAACCTGTCGGCGCGGTTGATTGCGCTCGACGGGCATCCCGTCTCGCCCCGCGATGTGGAAACGCTATTGCTCGCCCCGGCGCAGCGGGCCGATGTCGTGATCGACGTGCCGTCGCAGGATGACGGGACGCATGGCCTTCTGCTCGATCCCGGAAACGGCGCGTGGGTCGAGGTCGCGACGTTCAGGTCGGACGGCGCGCCGGTGGCACCGGGCGAAGGTGAAGTCCGCCCGCTGCACGCCTGGGGCACACTGGCCCCTCCCGATACGTCCGATCCGCAACGCGAACGCCTGCTCATGGAAGGTGGCGCGATGCGCGGCATTGCTGAGGCCACTTATCGCGGTGAGCGGATGGGGTTCCGCAAACTGGCATCGAACGGCATGGTCTGGGCTTTCAACGGCATGGCGCACGGGATGAAAACTCCGATGTTCCGCGCGCCCCTCGGCCGGACAGTGCATCTGGAAATGGTGAACCGCTCGATCTTCCCGCACGCTATTCACCTGCACGGGCATCATTTCACGGTCCTGTCGCGCAATGGCGCACCTGACCCGCACCGCGACGTGCGCGATACGGTTTTGATCGGCGGCGATGAAACGCTGGAAATCGCTTTCGTCGCGGACAATCCCGGCCAGTGGATGATCCATTGCCATATGCTATCGCATCAGGCGTCCGGGATGATGGCCTGGTTCGAGGTCGCGTAG
- a CDS encoding multicopper oxidase domain-containing protein produces MALPTYGFAQTSPQTTLTVGTRTLEIMGRAATVMGIMNDAGTPGLVIPVDAPFDVRVRNTLADPTVIHWHGLTPPFAHDGSNVSQAPVAPGGTHDYLFDVSRSGTNWMHSHFGLQEAQLLAAPLIVESAEDASADRQTVTIMLHDFSFTPPEELLAGLRSGEMSHIGSGMAAMHMGMVRGGDGSMAGMDHGNMNTGDAPAMDHGNIVMSGMAMDLNDIAFDAFLANDRDLSDPEIVPVERSGRVRLRIINAASSSNFWLDLGNLQGRLLAVDGNDVLPIDGTRFEIAMAQRLDIEVSIPSEGGAFPIIAQLEGAKARTGIVLATASAAIERISGFAEVTAPPVLLDLERQLVAASGLPRKPADAAVSVDLTGDMQPYAWGFAGRSFDNRAPVEIVSGQRVDITLRNRTMMSHPMHLHGHHFQVVGLGRARLSGAIRDTVLVPAMESVTIAFDADNPGEWPLHCHNMYHMAAGMMTTVTYA; encoded by the coding sequence TTGGCACTGCCGACCTATGGTTTTGCGCAGACTTCGCCCCAAACCACCCTGACTGTCGGCACGCGCACGCTGGAGATTATGGGCCGCGCTGCGACCGTCATGGGCATCATGAACGATGCGGGAACGCCCGGCCTGGTGATACCTGTGGACGCGCCTTTCGACGTGCGGGTGAGGAACACGCTGGCCGATCCGACCGTCATTCACTGGCACGGGCTGACGCCGCCTTTTGCCCATGACGGCAGCAATGTCTCGCAGGCACCTGTCGCGCCGGGCGGGACGCACGATTATCTCTTCGATGTCAGTCGATCCGGCACCAACTGGATGCACTCGCATTTCGGCTTGCAGGAGGCGCAGCTTCTGGCCGCGCCTCTCATCGTGGAGTCAGCCGAAGATGCCTCGGCGGATCGGCAGACCGTCACGATCATGCTGCACGATTTCAGCTTCACCCCACCGGAAGAACTCCTCGCAGGTCTGCGATCCGGTGAAATGTCGCATATCGGGTCGGGGATGGCCGCGATGCACATGGGGATGGTGCGCGGCGGAGATGGCAGCATGGCCGGAATGGATCATGGCAACATGAACACGGGCGATGCACCCGCGATGGACCACGGCAACATCGTCATGTCCGGGATGGCGATGGATCTGAACGACATCGCGTTCGATGCCTTCCTCGCCAACGACCGCGACCTGTCGGACCCCGAAATCGTACCGGTCGAAAGAAGCGGTCGCGTGCGACTGAGGATCATCAACGCGGCCTCGTCCAGCAACTTCTGGCTCGATCTGGGCAATCTGCAAGGGCGGCTTCTGGCGGTTGACGGGAATGACGTGCTTCCCATCGACGGCACACGCTTCGAGATCGCGATGGCGCAGCGGTTGGACATAGAGGTATCGATACCTTCGGAAGGCGGTGCTTTCCCGATCATCGCGCAGCTCGAAGGTGCGAAAGCCCGCACGGGGATCGTTCTTGCGACGGCATCGGCAGCGATTGAGCGGATATCCGGGTTTGCCGAAGTCACCGCGCCACCGGTTCTGCTCGATCTGGAACGGCAACTTGTTGCGGCGAGCGGATTGCCCCGCAAACCCGCCGATGCAGCCGTGAGTGTCGATCTGACCGGCGATATGCAGCCCTACGCCTGGGGGTTCGCCGGGCGGTCGTTCGACAATCGCGCTCCGGTCGAGATCGTGTCCGGTCAGAGGGTCGATATCACGCTGCGCAACCGCACGATGATGTCCCATCCGATGCACCTGCACGGTCATCACTTCCAGGTCGTCGGATTGGGACGTGCGCGGCTTTCCGGGGCTATCCGCGATACCGTTCTGGTTCCCGCGATGGAAAGCGTGACGATTGCCTTCGACGCCGACAACCCCGGCGAATGGCCGCTCCATTGCCACAACATGTATCACATGGCCGCCGGTATGATGACGACGGTGACATACGCATGA
- a CDS encoding DUF305 domain-containing protein: MDSDDTHQDSHSRKSGGYGRFLAMIGTSTVMMYGLMYLNTYALDHVFFSQTRMWMALYMGGTMAVIMLAFMLGMYSNRKANIAIFAVAAIAFAAGLYLVRSQDTVGDIAWMKAMIPHHSIAILTSERANISDPRVRKLADAIIEAQRGEIAEMQRYIADIEANGDAPAGTERTKSE, encoded by the coding sequence ATGGATTCAGACGACACGCATCAGGACAGCCACTCCAGGAAAAGCGGCGGCTACGGCAGGTTCCTCGCCATGATCGGCACCTCGACCGTGATGATGTATGGGCTGATGTATCTCAATACCTATGCGCTGGATCATGTCTTCTTTTCCCAGACGCGCATGTGGATGGCGCTCTACATGGGCGGGACGATGGCGGTCATCATGCTGGCCTTCATGCTCGGCATGTATTCTAACCGGAAAGCAAACATCGCGATCTTCGCCGTAGCCGCGATTGCCTTCGCGGCGGGCCTCTACCTCGTCCGCTCCCAAGACACGGTCGGCGATATCGCCTGGATGAAGGCGATGATCCCGCACCATTCCATTGCGATCCTGACCAGCGAACGTGCGAACATTTCCGATCCGCGCGTGCGCAAGCTGGCCGATGCCATCATCGAGGCGCAGCGGGGCGAGATCGCGGAGATGCAGCGATACATCGCAGACATCGAAGCCAACGGAGATGCACCAGCAGGCACAGAACGAACAAAGTCGGAATAA
- a CDS encoding CopD family protein encodes MEGLAPIDGWALLAILAKAIGYAAALIAMGGPLFLAVFRSAPPDVRRIARKLAVIAALIGLAVLALRFGIRAARISGMGLSGATDTMMLGFVWDSPLGTAALWRGAGELLIVAVLIEGTIGMTASLLGALLIAMSYAFVGHSLGDPRWILAGLLVTHLLAAAFWVGSLAPLHRAAAKGENAALLHRFGTIASGTVAILVIVGVSFAWLMIGSPTGLFGTAYGWTLIIKIAVVTGLLGLAARNKLRLVPALASGAPSASARLRRSIRMEIIIVALILLATATLTSITTPPVNL; translated from the coding sequence GTGGAAGGACTTGCCCCGATTGACGGGTGGGCGCTTCTCGCGATCCTGGCGAAAGCCATCGGATACGCGGCGGCGCTGATTGCCATGGGCGGGCCATTGTTTCTCGCCGTCTTCCGATCCGCGCCTCCCGACGTGCGGCGCATCGCCCGAAAACTCGCGGTCATTGCGGCGCTCATTGGTCTTGCGGTGCTGGCGCTGCGCTTCGGTATCCGCGCGGCCCGTATTTCGGGCATGGGGCTGTCCGGGGCAACGGATACGATGATGCTGGGTTTCGTCTGGGACAGCCCGCTCGGCACGGCGGCACTCTGGCGGGGTGCGGGTGAATTGCTGATCGTCGCCGTTCTGATCGAAGGCACCATCGGCATGACGGCAAGTCTTCTCGGCGCATTGCTGATTGCCATGTCCTACGCCTTCGTCGGTCACTCCCTGGGTGATCCGCGCTGGATACTGGCGGGGCTTCTGGTGACGCATTTGCTGGCGGCGGCCTTCTGGGTCGGATCACTGGCTCCACTGCATCGCGCGGCGGCGAAAGGCGAGAACGCGGCTCTTCTTCATCGCTTCGGCACCATCGCCAGCGGCACTGTAGCGATTCTTGTGATCGTCGGCGTGTCTTTCGCATGGCTCATGATCGGGTCACCCACCGGACTGTTTGGCACGGCCTACGGTTGGACGCTGATTATCAAAATTGCCGTCGTCACCGGCCTTCTCGGGCTGGCGGCAAGGAACAAACTCCGGCTCGTGCCCGCGCTTGCCTCCGGCGCACCTTCGGCTTCCGCCAGGCTGCGTCGCTCCATCCGTATGGAAATCATCATCGTCGCCCTGATCCTGCTGGCGACGGCCACCCTCACTTCGATCACCACACCCCCGGTAAACCTTTGA
- a CDS encoding metal-sensitive transcriptional regulator, with amino-acid sequence MKANKDKTLDRLSRLEGQVRGIKGMVEADRYCMDILAQTAAIRSAILGVEKLILENHAEHCVETAIQSGDPEEQRAKFDELIGLLQKASR; translated from the coding sequence ATGAAGGCGAACAAGGACAAGACGCTGGACCGGCTGTCACGGCTCGAAGGTCAGGTGCGCGGCATAAAGGGCATGGTCGAGGCCGACCGCTACTGCATGGACATCCTTGCGCAGACGGCTGCGATCAGATCGGCGATCCTGGGCGTCGAGAAGCTGATCCTTGAGAACCACGCGGAGCATTGCGTCGAAACCGCGATCCAGAGCGGCGACCCCGAAGAACAGCGGGCCAAGTTCGACGAGCTGATCGGTCTGTTGCAAAAGGCGTCCCGCTAA
- a CDS encoding sugar kinase: MRILAIGECMAELAPTEAEGEYRLGYAGDTFNTAWYLARCARGVSVSYLTAVGNDAISRGLTVFMRSSGIDDRFVRIAPDRSIGLYLISLDRGERSFAYWRDRSAARTLADDSAFLSGAMAASDMIYFSGITLAILPPEKRATLLTTLADARRDGKTIAFDPNLRPRLWESNEVMTAAIMDGAAASDIVLPSYEDEADWFGDVSPRATLERYAAAGATTVVVKNGAAPVLYADRGETGEVSVDPLEEVTDTTAAGDSFNAGILAGLAADHALADGIAYACALSRKVVQHKGALVETGLPAPIGP; the protein is encoded by the coding sequence ATGCGCATACTGGCGATTGGTGAATGCATGGCCGAACTCGCTCCGACGGAGGCCGAAGGCGAATACCGCCTAGGTTACGCCGGGGACACGTTCAATACCGCTTGGTATCTGGCCCGCTGCGCACGGGGCGTGTCGGTGTCCTACCTGACGGCGGTGGGTAACGATGCGATCTCGCGGGGGTTGACGGTTTTCATGAGGTCGAGCGGCATCGACGACCGCTTCGTGCGGATCGCGCCGGACCGAAGCATCGGCCTCTACCTGATTTCGCTGGATCGCGGAGAGCGCAGCTTTGCCTATTGGCGCGACCGCTCGGCGGCGCGGACGCTGGCGGATGACAGCGCGTTCCTGTCCGGCGCGATGGCGGCGTCCGACATGATATATTTCTCCGGCATCACCCTCGCCATCCTCCCCCCCGAAAAGCGCGCGACCCTGCTGACGACGCTTGCCGATGCCCGACGTGACGGGAAGACCATCGCCTTCGATCCCAATCTGCGTCCGCGGCTGTGGGAGTCGAACGAGGTCATGACGGCCGCCATCATGGACGGCGCCGCGGCCAGTGACATCGTCCTGCCGTCCTACGAGGACGAGGCCGATTGGTTCGGTGACGTCAGCCCCCGCGCAACGCTGGAGAGATACGCTGCAGCGGGCGCCACTACGGTCGTCGTGAAGAACGGGGCCGCGCCGGTGCTTTACGCCGACAGGGGTGAAACGGGCGAAGTTTCCGTCGATCCACTGGAAGAGGTCACGGACACGACCGCGGCAGGCGACAGTTTCAACGCCGGGATCCTGGCCGGCCTCGCCGCGGATCACGCGCTGGCGGACGGGATCGCCTATGCCTGTGCCCTGTCGCGGAAGGTCGTCCAGCACAAGGGCGCGCTGGTCGAGACGGGCCTTCCCGCCCCCATCGGCCCGTAA
- a CDS encoding copper resistance CopC family protein yields the protein MKSITLALVATLATATAALAHSKAEDTTPANEATVETVEVIELRFDDPMRVTAISLIGPDGEMEITRETGLDPVTEFRAIPLEAMPAGAYSVDWRGLSADGHPMQGAFAFTVSD from the coding sequence TATCACTCTGGCCCTCGTGGCCACACTGGCAACGGCGACAGCCGCGCTGGCCCACTCGAAAGCCGAAGACACAACCCCGGCGAACGAGGCGACTGTCGAGACGGTGGAGGTCATCGAACTGCGCTTCGACGACCCGATGCGCGTCACGGCGATCAGCCTCATTGGGCCGGACGGCGAGATGGAAATCACCCGCGAAACCGGTCTCGATCCGGTGACGGAATTTCGCGCCATTCCGCTCGAAGCCATGCCCGCCGGGGCCTATTCTGTAGATTGGCGCGGGTTGTCGGCGGACGGCCACCCGATGCAGGGCGCCTTCGCCTTTACGGTCTCGGACTGA
- a CDS encoding glycoside hydrolase family 38 C-terminal domain-containing protein: MNHGQRFTAEKIGKRLALIRPLIHRARADLPPFRLEVLEACDAPVGSGDDRGEIAWNSYWAGQDTHFVLRTSATVPEHFAHPALHLPMGVAGDIFTHPEALVRLDGEILGSADRYHHSLPLDPSLADGAVRELRLCGWTGLAGWPPDPADPVRLLIRPCAVVDIDRRLQAFVALADVALDVAQTTDNADTGVRLLDALDAAFLVLDTRDPLGDALRATVPDAMTRLSEGIAAAGAPLDTRLHAIGHAHMDIAYLWPISQIRQKSARTTSNVLRLMDRHADFLFSHSQPQLYSWLETDFPDLFARVAERVAEGRWEVMGGMWVEPDCNMPGAEALVRQILLGRSYFRESFGDVETPVLWLPDTFGFPWSLPQLMAQSGLTSFVTNKLNWNQTNRMPSSTTWWQGIDGTRVLAHFLTTPREVQHLPFPTNYKSDLSAAEVIGTWTNATTEGRIRDLPIAYGYGNGGGGPTEELIEKAKAFEAMPGAPRVAFATVRAAMETIRADAENLPIWNGEFYLEGHRGVLTSQGWIKRANRRAEALLHATEAALVTAHPGGVGADVRAELTDLWRMLCTNQFHDVLTGTSIGAVFEDARRDFAAITSRATALRDAALTQLFPSGDDAVFFNPAPVMTAGPALLPDGKDGQGVEGGTLLWVDLPAYGGGGPSCPADAVRLDRGDAIILQNGQIECRFSLEGQLESVTDKRTGRELLAPGEDGNQLWAFEDRPVSWDAWDIDPFFEDRAERIGPPESVEVAETGPLRAAIHLTWRWRNSRIVQHVRLAAGSPRLDFVTEVDWHEQHTLFKVAFPVDVLSPRATYEIQWGEIERPTHRNTSWDAARFEVPAQRWAELGEGGFGVALLNDCKHGYDIHGNVMRLSLIKSATSPDPQADQGRHVLTYAVMAHSGDLYRVRDEARRLGHPPIAIPGRQPGGVRPLVSCVSTNVVLETLKPAEDGDGFILRLYEAGRRRGPVTISFSQTMEEVHRCDLLERDGERVRHACRECTLNLAPFEIVSLRCRPVRA; encoded by the coding sequence ATGAACCACGGCCAAAGGTTCACCGCCGAAAAGATCGGCAAGCGCCTGGCCCTCATCCGTCCGCTGATCCACCGGGCGCGGGCCGATCTACCGCCCTTTCGCCTCGAAGTGCTGGAAGCCTGCGACGCGCCGGTAGGCAGCGGCGACGATCGGGGCGAGATCGCGTGGAACAGCTACTGGGCCGGTCAGGATACGCATTTCGTGCTGCGGACATCGGCCACCGTGCCGGAGCATTTCGCCCATCCCGCCCTGCACCTGCCCATGGGCGTCGCCGGCGACATCTTCACCCATCCCGAGGCGCTCGTCCGGCTCGACGGGGAAATCCTCGGCTCGGCCGATCGGTATCATCACAGCCTGCCGCTCGACCCGTCGTTGGCGGACGGCGCGGTGCGCGAGTTGCGTCTTTGCGGGTGGACCGGGCTTGCCGGCTGGCCCCCCGATCCGGCCGATCCGGTCCGCCTCCTGATCCGGCCCTGTGCCGTCGTCGATATCGACCGGCGGCTGCAGGCGTTCGTTGCCTTGGCCGATGTCGCGCTGGACGTGGCCCAGACCACCGATAATGCGGACACCGGCGTGCGCCTTCTGGATGCGCTGGACGCGGCGTTCCTCGTCCTCGACACGCGCGACCCGCTCGGCGACGCGCTGCGTGCCACGGTGCCGGACGCGATGACGCGGCTGTCGGAGGGGATAGCGGCGGCCGGCGCACCGCTGGACACGCGGCTGCACGCCATCGGGCACGCGCATATGGACATCGCCTACCTCTGGCCGATCTCGCAGATCCGGCAGAAGAGCGCGCGCACGACCTCGAACGTGCTGCGACTGATGGACCGGCACGCCGATTTCCTCTTCTCGCACTCGCAGCCGCAACTCTATTCCTGGCTCGAGACCGATTTCCCCGACCTGTTCGCGCGCGTTGCCGAGCGGGTGGCGGAAGGTCGGTGGGAGGTCATGGGCGGCATGTGGGTCGAGCCCGATTGCAACATGCCGGGCGCAGAGGCGCTGGTCCGGCAGATCTTGCTGGGGCGGAGCTATTTCCGCGAGAGCTTCGGCGATGTCGAAACCCCGGTCCTCTGGTTGCCGGACACGTTCGGCTTTCCCTGGTCGCTCCCGCAGCTCATGGCGCAATCGGGGCTGACGTCGTTCGTCACCAACAAGCTGAACTGGAACCAGACCAACCGGATGCCGTCCTCGACGACCTGGTGGCAGGGGATCGACGGTACGCGTGTCCTTGCCCATTTCCTGACGACGCCGCGCGAGGTTCAGCATCTGCCCTTTCCGACGAACTACAAATCCGACCTGAGCGCGGCCGAGGTCATCGGCACGTGGACGAACGCGACCACGGAAGGACGCATCCGTGACCTGCCGATCGCCTATGGCTACGGCAATGGCGGCGGGGGGCCGACGGAGGAACTGATCGAGAAGGCCAAGGCGTTCGAGGCGATGCCGGGTGCGCCCCGGGTCGCCTTCGCGACCGTCCGTGCCGCGATGGAGACGATCCGGGCGGATGCGGAAAATCTGCCGATCTGGAACGGCGAGTTCTATCTCGAGGGCCATCGCGGCGTGTTGACGTCGCAAGGCTGGATCAAGCGCGCCAACCGCCGGGCCGAGGCGCTGCTGCACGCGACCGAGGCCGCGCTTGTCACGGCCCATCCCGGCGGCGTCGGCGCGGATGTCCGGGCCGAGTTGACCGACCTCTGGCGAATGCTCTGCACCAACCAGTTCCACGACGTCCTGACCGGCACGTCGATCGGGGCCGTATTCGAGGATGCCCGCCGGGACTTTGCCGCGATCACGTCGCGCGCGACGGCCCTGCGCGACGCCGCCCTGACGCAACTGTTCCCGAGCGGCGACGACGCGGTCTTTTTCAATCCCGCACCCGTGATGACGGCGGGGCCGGCCTTGCTGCCGGACGGGAAAGACGGGCAGGGGGTCGAGGGCGGAACGCTTCTCTGGGTCGACCTTCCCGCTTATGGCGGTGGTGGGCCATCCTGTCCGGCCGATGCCGTGCGGCTGGACCGGGGCGACGCGATCATCCTTCAGAATGGGCAGATCGAATGTCGGTTTTCGCTGGAAGGGCAGCTTGAATCCGTCACCGACAAGAGGACCGGCCGCGAGCTTCTCGCCCCCGGCGAGGACGGCAACCAGCTCTGGGCGTTCGAGGATCGTCCCGTCAGTTGGGACGCCTGGGACATCGACCCGTTCTTCGAGGATCGCGCCGAACGTATCGGCCCGCCTGAAAGCGTCGAGGTCGCGGAGACCGGCCCCCTGCGCGCGGCCATCCACCTGACCTGGCGTTGGCGGAACAGCCGGATCGTCCAGCACGTTCGCCTGGCCGCCGGATCGCCCCGGCTCGATTTCGTGACCGAGGTGGACTGGCACGAGCAGCACACGCTCTTCAAGGTCGCGTTCCCGGTAGATGTTCTCAGCCCCCGTGCGACCTACGAAATCCAGTGGGGCGAGATCGAACGGCCCACCCATCGCAATACCAGTTGGGACGCGGCCCGGTTCGAGGTGCCCGCCCAGCGATGGGCGGAACTGGGCGAGGGCGGCTTCGGTGTGGCGCTGCTGAACGACTGCAAGCACGGCTACGACATCCACGGGAACGTCATGCGGCTTTCGCTCATCAAGTCCGCCACCAGCCCCGACCCCCAGGCGGATCAGGGCCGTCACGTCCTCACCTATGCCGTCATGGCACATTCCGGCGACCTGTACCGCGTCCGCGACGAGGCGCGGCGGCTGGGTCATCCGCCGATCGCCATTCCGGGACGGCAACCCGGCGGGGTGCGGCCGCTCGTTTCCTGCGTATCGACGAACGTCGTTCTGGAAACCCTGAAGCCTGCGGAAGATGGCGATGGATTCATCCTGCGGCTTTACGAAGCCGGTCGCCGGCGGGGGCCGGTTACCATCTCCTTCTCACAGACGATGGAAGAGGTGCATCGCTGCGACCTGCTTGAGCGCGACGGCGAGCGGGTCCGCCACGCCTGCAGGGAATGCACGCTGAACCTCGCCCCGTTCGAAATCGTCTCTCTCAGATGCCGACCGGTCCGGGCGTAG